The following are from one region of the Methyloversatilis discipulorum genome:
- a CDS encoding HAD-IA family hydrolase — protein sequence MHDANPHVFPHLNRAMTAWLMTELGLEHAEADRLRVHYWHRYGATLLGLMRHHGTRPAHFLHGTHDVEALRPGIVFDRALLHVLRRLPGRKIVFTNGPLHYAEAVLDVMGMSALFDGIHAIEHSRYAPKPRLAGFLHLLRDYRLTASRCIMVEDTATNLRTAKQLGMRTVWISRDAAHHGYVDLRLSSALQLRRALRLL from the coding sequence CTGCACGACGCCAATCCGCACGTCTTTCCGCACCTGAACCGGGCGATGACCGCCTGGCTGATGACGGAGCTGGGGCTGGAGCATGCCGAGGCAGACCGCCTGCGCGTGCACTACTGGCACCGCTACGGCGCCACGCTGCTCGGCCTGATGCGTCATCACGGCACCCGCCCCGCACACTTCCTGCACGGTACGCACGACGTCGAGGCGCTGCGGCCCGGCATCGTGTTCGATCGCGCGCTGCTGCACGTGCTGCGCCGCCTGCCCGGCCGCAAGATCGTGTTCACCAACGGTCCGCTGCACTACGCCGAGGCGGTGCTCGACGTGATGGGCATGAGCGCGCTGTTCGACGGCATCCACGCGATAGAGCACTCGCGCTACGCGCCCAAACCGCGCCTGGCCGGCTTCCTGCACCTGCTGCGCGACTACCGGCTCACCGCTTCACGCTGCATCATGGTCGAAGACACGGCGACCAATCTGCGCACCGCCAAGCAGCTGGGCATGCGCACGGTGTGGATCAGTCGCGATGCCGCCCATCACGGCTACGTCGATCTGCGGCTGAGTTCGGCGCTGCAGCTGCGACGCGCGCTCAGGCTTCTTTGA
- a CDS encoding PEP-CTERM sorting domain-containing protein, translating into MKTHALVRCLMTAGLVLASGAASAAAFADNFESGLNGWFTAGDVSNPGGYIALTTASLTEVDDAPLPAGVFNFSGVTAVEVGVADGLESRIGLTPGALDTADGFAYEGSAMWRELTVSAGDTLRFDWLFATSEHYVDPLPDYAFLLIGDQVIRIADESDAPFPPTTPFRRESNRSTFEYVFTQSGAVRLGFGIVDVGDYSATSALAIDNLSVTPVPEPSGWALLLGGLGVIVASARRRV; encoded by the coding sequence ATGAAAACCCACGCCCTCGTGCGTTGCCTGATGACGGCCGGCCTCGTGCTGGCGAGCGGCGCCGCCAGCGCCGCCGCCTTCGCGGACAATTTTGAAAGCGGCCTGAACGGCTGGTTCACCGCTGGTGACGTGTCCAACCCGGGGGGCTACATCGCCCTGACCACCGCCTCGCTGACCGAGGTAGACGATGCTCCGCTGCCCGCCGGCGTGTTCAACTTCTCCGGCGTCACCGCGGTCGAGGTCGGCGTTGCCGACGGGCTGGAAAGCCGCATCGGTCTGACGCCCGGCGCGCTCGATACGGCCGACGGCTTCGCCTACGAAGGTTCGGCGATGTGGCGCGAACTGACGGTGAGCGCTGGCGATACGCTGCGCTTCGACTGGCTGTTCGCCACGTCCGAGCACTATGTCGATCCGCTGCCGGACTACGCCTTCCTGCTGATCGGCGATCAGGTCATCCGCATCGCCGACGAGTCGGACGCGCCGTTTCCGCCGACTACGCCCTTCCGTCGCGAGAGCAATCGGTCGACCTTCGAATACGTGTTCACGCAGTCCGGCGCGGTCCGCCTCGGTTTCGGCATCGTCGACGTCGGCGACTACTCGGCGACCAGTGCGTTGGCGATCGACAACCTGAGCGTCACGCCGGTACCCGAGCCGTCGGGCTGGGCGCTGCTGCTCGGCGGCCTCGGCGTCATCGTCGCCAGCGCCCGCCGTCGCGTCTGA
- a CDS encoding sulfite oxidase heme-binding subunit YedZ yields the protein MRERAFSPDRVQFAWIWRAVWAACLLPLMLLVAGGLRDALGANPIEHITRATGDWTLRLLLLTLAVTPLRQLTGWHWLVRLRRTLGLYAFFYGSLHLATYVWLDQFFDWPGIVADIVKRPFVTLGFAAFVLMLPLAITSTNGMIRRLGGRSWQRLHRAVYAVGVLGVAHYWWLVKKDLTEPITYAFVLATLFALRLWHGRRMRRTLEAQAA from the coding sequence ATGCGCGAGCGCGCCTTCAGCCCCGACCGCGTGCAGTTTGCCTGGATCTGGCGCGCGGTCTGGGCGGCCTGCCTGCTGCCGCTGATGCTGCTGGTGGCGGGCGGTCTGCGTGATGCACTGGGCGCCAATCCTATCGAGCACATCACGCGCGCCACCGGCGACTGGACGCTGCGCCTGTTGCTGCTGACGCTGGCGGTGACGCCGCTGCGCCAGCTCACCGGCTGGCACTGGCTGGTGCGGCTGCGCCGCACACTGGGCCTGTACGCCTTCTTCTACGGCAGTCTGCACCTCGCCACCTATGTCTGGCTTGACCAGTTCTTCGACTGGCCAGGCATCGTCGCGGACATCGTCAAGCGCCCCTTCGTCACGCTCGGGTTCGCCGCCTTCGTGCTCATGCTGCCGCTGGCGATCACCTCGACCAACGGCATGATCCGTCGCCTCGGCGGCCGCAGCTGGCAGCGCCTGCACCGCGCCGTCTACGCGGTCGGCGTGCTCGGTGTCGCGCATTACTGGTGGCTGGTGAAGAAGGACCTGACCGAACCCATCACATACGCCTTCGTGCTGGCCACGCTGTTCGCGCTGCGCCTGTGGCACGGCCGCCGCATGCGGCGCACGCTCGAAGCGCAGGCCGCCTGA
- a CDS encoding Hsp20/alpha crystallin family protein, whose product MNQVTRWDPFENLFKDFRGLVLQPVDLANNPDVPALKVDVKEDKDAYTVHADLPGVAKDDIHVNIEGSVVSISAEKKRTVENKEGERVLRSERHYGKVSRSFQLGQDIDEARAQARFADGVLELTLPKKVVAASKKLTIQ is encoded by the coding sequence ATGAATCAAGTGACCCGCTGGGATCCTTTTGAGAACCTGTTCAAGGACTTTCGCGGCCTCGTGCTGCAACCGGTCGACCTCGCCAACAACCCCGACGTGCCGGCGCTCAAGGTCGACGTGAAGGAAGACAAGGACGCCTACACCGTGCACGCCGACCTGCCGGGCGTGGCGAAGGACGACATCCACGTGAACATCGAAGGGTCGGTGGTGTCGATCAGCGCCGAAAAGAAGCGCACGGTGGAGAACAAGGAGGGCGAGCGTGTGCTGCGTTCCGAGCGCCACTACGGCAAGGTGTCGCGCAGCTTCCAGCTCGGCCAGGACATCGACGAAGCCAGGGCGCAGGCCCGTTTCGCCGACGGCGTGCTGGAACTGACACTGCCGAAGAAGGTTGTCGCCGCCTCGAAGAAGCTCACCATCCAGTAA
- a CDS encoding ferritin-like domain-containing protein, whose protein sequence is MSRKIFDALHDALMCADPDDKCAQVASLWRDWQAGAVFDRAAAPPHAVDDAGRPTRPELVEPSALRSRRIGSREGHGAMIHAICHIEFTAINLALDAAWRFREMPDDYLGDWLRVAADEARHFGLLRTHLRTLGYDYGDFPAHAGLWDMARRTAHDVLVRMALVPRVLEARGLDATPPIMAKLRAIGDQAALDILDIVLSDEITHVAVGDRWFRHLCAQRGLAPEATFLRLFNEFDAPRLQPPVNEKARLAAGFSESEIETLANQRRPAA, encoded by the coding sequence ATGAGCAGAAAGATTTTCGACGCACTGCACGATGCGCTGATGTGTGCCGACCCCGACGACAAATGTGCGCAGGTGGCGAGCCTGTGGCGCGACTGGCAGGCCGGCGCCGTGTTCGACCGGGCGGCAGCCCCGCCGCACGCCGTCGACGACGCTGGCCGGCCGACCCGGCCCGAACTGGTCGAACCGTCGGCACTGCGTTCGCGCCGCATCGGCAGTCGCGAAGGCCACGGCGCGATGATCCATGCCATCTGCCACATCGAATTCACCGCCATCAATCTGGCGCTCGACGCTGCCTGGCGCTTCCGTGAAATGCCGGACGACTATCTGGGCGACTGGCTGCGTGTCGCCGCCGACGAGGCGCGCCACTTCGGTCTGCTGCGTACCCACTTGCGCACGCTGGGCTACGACTATGGCGACTTTCCGGCGCACGCCGGTCTGTGGGACATGGCGCGCCGCACCGCGCACGATGTGCTGGTGCGCATGGCGCTGGTGCCGCGCGTGCTCGAAGCGCGCGGGCTGGACGCCACGCCGCCCATCATGGCCAAGCTGCGCGCGATCGGCGATCAGGCGGCGCTGGATATCCTGGACATCGTGCTGAGCGATGAAATCACCCACGTGGCGGTCGGTGACCGCTGGTTCCGTCACCTGTGCGCGCAGCGCGGACTGGCGCCGGAGGCGACCTTCCTGCGCTTGTTCAACGAGTTCGATGCGCCGCGGCTGCAGCCGCCGGTCAACGAAAAAGCCCGCCTGGCGGCGGGCTTTTCGGAGAGCGAGATCGAAACGCTGGCGAATCAGCGCAGGCCGGCTGCGTAG
- the hemB gene encoding porphobilinogen synthase yields MSSSASHFPSTRMRRMRRDDFSRRLMRENRLSADDLIYPVFVLDGPSRSEAVASMPGVNRVSIDLLLGVAEQAVALGVPALALFPVIDAGLKTDDAAEAWNPEGLVPRTVRALKQRFPELGVITDVALDPYTSHGQDGLIDASGYVMNDETLEALARQALCHALAGADVVAPSDMMDGRVGRIRFELDAHRLIHTRILAYSAKYASAFYGPFRDAVGSAGNLGKGNKYTYQMDPANSDEAIREVTLDIAEGADMVMVKPGMPYLDIVRRVKAELGVPTYAYQVSGEYAMLKAAVANGWLDERATAMEALLAFKRAGADGILTYYALDAARWLKEA; encoded by the coding sequence ATGTCCTCTTCCGCCAGCCACTTCCCCTCGACCCGCATGCGCCGCATGCGCCGCGACGACTTTTCGCGCCGCCTGATGCGCGAGAACCGCCTCAGCGCCGACGACCTCATCTATCCGGTGTTCGTACTCGACGGCCCGAGCCGCAGCGAAGCGGTGGCGTCGATGCCGGGCGTCAACCGGGTCAGTATCGATCTGCTCCTCGGCGTGGCCGAGCAGGCGGTGGCGCTGGGCGTGCCGGCGCTGGCGCTGTTCCCGGTCATCGACGCCGGTCTGAAGACCGACGATGCGGCCGAAGCGTGGAACCCGGAAGGTCTGGTGCCGCGCACCGTGCGTGCGCTGAAGCAGCGCTTTCCCGAACTGGGCGTGATCACCGACGTCGCGCTCGACCCCTACACCTCACATGGCCAGGACGGCCTGATCGACGCGTCCGGCTATGTCATGAACGACGAAACGCTCGAGGCGCTGGCCAGACAGGCGCTGTGCCACGCCCTGGCCGGCGCCGACGTGGTGGCGCCGTCCGACATGATGGACGGGCGGGTCGGCCGCATCCGCTTCGAACTGGACGCGCACCGGTTGATTCACACCCGCATCCTCGCCTATTCGGCGAAGTACGCGTCGGCCTTCTACGGCCCCTTCCGCGACGCCGTCGGTTCGGCTGGCAACCTTGGCAAGGGCAACAAGTACACCTACCAGATGGACCCGGCGAACAGCGACGAGGCGATCCGCGAAGTGACGCTCGACATCGCCGAGGGGGCCGACATGGTGATGGTGAAGCCAGGTATGCCCTATCTCGACATCGTGCGTCGGGTGAAGGCCGAACTGGGGGTGCCGACCTACGCCTACCAGGTCAGCGGCGAGTACGCGATGCTGAAGGCGGCGGTCGCCAACGGCTGGCTGGACGAACGCGCCACCGCGATGGAGGCCTTGCTTGCCTTCAAGCGCGCCGGCGCCGACGGCATCCTCACCTATTACGCGCTGGACGCGGCGCGCTGGCTCAAAGAAGCCTGA
- the argB gene encoding acetylglutamate kinase, which translates to MPLTSDLTSGITPHAKAAVLSEALPYIRRFQDRTIVVKYGGNAMTDPALKLGFARDVTLLKLVGMNPVVVHGGGPQIDDLLKRVGKQGTFIQGMRVTDEETMDIVEMVLGGHVNKDIVNLINQAGGKAVGLTGQDGSFIRATKLMMPNKDKPDEMLDIGLVGDIVSIDPTIINFLDSGDFIPVIAPIGVGPDGESYNINADVVAGKLAEILKAEKLVLLTNTPGVLDKEGNLLTGITPRDVDAMIADGTLSGGMLPKIGSALDAARSGVKSVHIIDGRVPNALLLEVLTDDGVGTLIKSK; encoded by the coding sequence ATGCCTCTGACCTCTGACCTCACCTCCGGTATCACGCCGCACGCCAAGGCCGCGGTGCTGTCCGAGGCGCTGCCCTATATCCGCCGCTTCCAGGACCGCACCATCGTCGTGAAATACGGCGGCAACGCGATGACCGACCCGGCGCTGAAACTGGGCTTCGCACGCGACGTGACGCTGCTCAAGCTGGTCGGCATGAACCCGGTGGTGGTGCATGGCGGCGGCCCGCAGATCGACGACCTGCTCAAGCGCGTCGGCAAGCAGGGCACCTTCATCCAGGGCATGCGCGTCACCGACGAAGAGACCATGGACATCGTCGAAATGGTGCTCGGCGGTCATGTGAACAAGGACATCGTGAACCTGATCAACCAGGCTGGCGGCAAGGCCGTGGGCCTGACCGGTCAGGACGGCTCCTTCATCCGCGCCACCAAGCTGATGATGCCGAACAAGGACAAGCCGGACGAAATGCTCGACATCGGCCTGGTCGGCGACATCGTGTCGATCGACCCGACCATCATCAACTTCCTCGACAGCGGCGACTTCATCCCGGTGATCGCGCCGATCGGCGTCGGCCCAGACGGCGAAAGCTATAACATCAACGCCGACGTGGTCGCCGGCAAGCTGGCGGAAATCCTGAAGGCGGAAAAGCTCGTGCTGCTCACCAATACGCCGGGCGTGCTCGACAAGGAAGGCAATCTGCTGACCGGCATCACGCCGCGCGACGTCGACGCCATGATCGCCGACGGCACGCTGTCCGGCGGCATGCTGCCGAAGATCGGCTCGGCGCTGGACGCTGCCCGCAGCGGCGTGAAGAGCGTGCACATCATCGACGGTCGCGTGCCGAACGCGCTGCTGCTCGAAGTGCTGACCGACGACGGCGTCGGCACGCTGATCAAGAGCAAGTGA
- the msrP gene encoding protein-methionine-sulfoxide reductase catalytic subunit MsrP: MLIKRQTDIVPSEITPRALFDSRRDFIRAAGLGVGAALLGAGLSGEARAAGYGGQSLGPLLKSPLSTDEKLNDYKDITSYCNFYEFGTDKSDPSRNAHRMSTRPWTVSIEGMVQKPKTLAIEDVLKLAPLEERIYRLRCVEAWSMVVPWVGLPLSALLKQVEPLGGAKYVEFTTLADPKTMPGVRSAVLDWPYVEGLRIDEAMHPLTLLAVGLYGEVLPNQNGAPMRLVVPWKYGFKSAKSIVKIRFTDKEPVSSWTRAAAREYGFYSNVNPEVDHPRWSQARERRIGEFTKRKTLMFNGYGEQVASLYAGMDLKKQF, from the coding sequence ATGCTGATCAAACGCCAGACGGACATCGTGCCGTCCGAAATCACCCCGCGTGCGCTGTTCGACAGCCGCCGCGACTTCATCCGCGCCGCCGGTCTCGGCGTCGGCGCCGCGCTGCTCGGTGCCGGCCTGTCGGGCGAGGCGCGCGCCGCCGGCTACGGCGGCCAGTCGCTGGGTCCGCTGCTGAAAAGCCCGCTGTCGACCGACGAGAAGCTGAACGACTACAAGGACATCACCAGCTACTGCAATTTCTACGAATTCGGCACCGACAAGAGCGACCCGTCGCGCAACGCGCACCGCATGTCGACCCGGCCGTGGACGGTGAGCATCGAAGGCATGGTGCAGAAGCCGAAGACGCTGGCGATCGAGGACGTGCTGAAGCTGGCGCCGCTGGAAGAGCGCATCTACCGGCTGCGCTGCGTCGAGGCGTGGTCCATGGTCGTGCCCTGGGTCGGCCTGCCGCTGTCGGCGCTGCTGAAGCAGGTCGAGCCGCTCGGTGGCGCGAAGTACGTCGAATTCACCACGCTGGCCGATCCGAAAACCATGCCCGGCGTGCGCAGCGCCGTGCTCGACTGGCCCTATGTCGAAGGGCTGCGCATCGACGAGGCCATGCACCCGCTGACGCTGCTGGCGGTCGGCCTGTACGGCGAAGTGCTGCCGAACCAGAACGGCGCACCGATGCGCCTTGTGGTGCCGTGGAAGTACGGCTTCAAGAGCGCGAAATCGATCGTGAAGATCCGCTTCACCGACAAGGAGCCGGTCAGTTCCTGGACCCGTGCCGCCGCCCGCGAATACGGCTTCTATTCGAACGTGAATCCGGAAGTCGATCACCCGCGCTGGAGCCAGGCACGCGAGCGGCGCATCGGCGAATTCACCAAGCGCAAGACGCTCATGTTCAACGGCTACGGCGAGCAGGTCGCGTCGCTGTACGCCGGCATGGATCTGAAGAAGCAGTTCTGA
- the nudB gene encoding dihydroneopterin triphosphate diphosphatase has product MKRPQSVLVLIHSDGGDILLIERAKHPGYWQSVTGSIEASETPEQAAQREVEEETGIVAPAEAFDRWHHSSRFEIYPIWRHRYPAGVTHNTEHAFSLCVPRDTPIRLAPDEHRDWRWLPWREALDAVFSWTNRDAIRMLTQRKRLNRRP; this is encoded by the coding sequence ATGAAGCGGCCGCAGTCGGTCCTGGTGCTGATCCACAGCGACGGCGGCGACATCCTGCTGATCGAGCGGGCGAAGCACCCGGGCTACTGGCAGTCGGTCACAGGCAGCATCGAAGCCAGCGAAACGCCGGAACAGGCAGCACAGCGCGAAGTCGAGGAAGAGACCGGCATCGTCGCGCCGGCCGAGGCTTTCGACCGCTGGCACCACAGCAGCCGCTTCGAAATCTATCCAATCTGGCGCCATCGCTATCCGGCCGGTGTCACCCACAATACCGAGCACGCCTTCAGCCTCTGCGTCCCGCGCGACACGCCGATCCGGCTGGCGCCGGACGAGCACCGCGACTGGCGCTGGCTGCCCTGGCGCGAGGCACTCGACGCGGTGTTTTCGTGGACCAACCGCGATGCGATACGGATGTTGACCCAGCGCAAGCGCCTGAACAGGCGGCCTTGA
- a CDS encoding barstar family protein yields MSALPPDSMQARLGDAARSGVFSAQPTAAARAARFAEPAGLLLIGLDLKDSRDQASLLQLFAETMGFPDTFGHNLDALGDCLGDLSWLPASGGYLLHLSNCAKPVERCKDDFDALVAVLNDAADEWRSRGTPFWVLIDQPHTRARPFMASA; encoded by the coding sequence ATGTCCGCATTGCCCCCTGATTCGATGCAGGCCCGACTGGGCGACGCCGCCCGCAGCGGCGTCTTTTCCGCGCAGCCGACCGCCGCCGCGCGCGCCGCGCGCTTTGCCGAACCGGCCGGCCTGCTGCTGATCGGCCTCGACCTGAAGGACAGCCGTGACCAGGCGTCGCTGCTGCAGCTGTTCGCAGAGACGATGGGCTTCCCCGACACTTTCGGCCACAACCTCGACGCACTCGGCGACTGCCTCGGCGATCTGTCGTGGTTGCCGGCCAGCGGTGGCTACCTGCTGCATCTGAGCAACTGCGCCAAGCCGGTCGAGCGCTGCAAGGACGATTTCGACGCGCTGGTCGCCGTGCTGAACGACGCCGCCGACGAGTGGCGCAGCCGCGGCACCCCGTTCTGGGTGCTGATCGACCAGCCGCACACGCGCGCCCGCCCATTCATGGCCAGCGCATGA
- a CDS encoding c-type cytochrome, whose product MRHLNALGFALSLTLVSASALASEEKAAPKADAAAGKTIATQVCAACHGADGNSAIPANPKLAGQHPEYLYKQLMNFKAKDGKPAERVNGVMAGMVAGLSEQDMRNLAAYYAGQKPSGGEAKGSRESIELGQKLWRGGDQSKGLPACAGCHGPAGAGLPAQYPRIAGQHADYTEAQLKTFRVGERANDPAKMMRMIAVKMTDAEIKAVADYAAGLR is encoded by the coding sequence ATGCGCCACCTCAACGCTCTTGGTTTCGCCCTGTCCCTGACCCTCGTTTCGGCCAGCGCGCTGGCCTCCGAAGAAAAAGCAGCCCCGAAGGCCGACGCAGCCGCGGGCAAGACCATCGCCACCCAGGTGTGTGCGGCCTGTCATGGCGCCGATGGCAACAGTGCCATCCCGGCCAATCCTAAGCTCGCCGGCCAGCACCCGGAATACCTGTACAAGCAGCTGATGAACTTCAAGGCCAAGGACGGCAAGCCGGCCGAGCGCGTCAACGGCGTGATGGCTGGCATGGTGGCCGGTCTGTCCGAACAGGACATGCGCAACCTCGCTGCCTACTACGCCGGCCAGAAGCCGAGCGGTGGCGAAGCCAAGGGCTCGCGTGAAAGCATCGAACTGGGTCAGAAGCTGTGGCGCGGTGGCGACCAGAGCAAGGGTCTGCCCGCCTGTGCCGGCTGTCACGGCCCGGCCGGCGCCGGCCTGCCGGCTCAGTACCCGCGCATCGCCGGTCAGCACGCCGACTACACCGAAGCGCAGCTGAAGACCTTCCGCGTCGGCGAACGCGCCAACGACCCGGCCAAGATGATGCGCATGATCGCGGTGAAGATGACCGACGCCGAAATCAAGGCGGTGGCCGACTACGCAGCCGGCCTGCGCTGA
- a CDS encoding YqaA family protein — translation MNIFSPLYTRAMQWARHHRAPWFLGAMSFAESSFFPIPPDVMLAPMSMAAPRRAMFYALITTLTSVAGGLFGYLIGAFAFDLIEPWLRDSRYWVSYETAQQWFSDWGFWAIFVAGFSPIPYKVFTIAAGAISMALLPFTLASIIGRGARFFLVAGLMAWGGEKMEATLHRYIDRLGWVTVLLVVIGAAAWKMTRGA, via the coding sequence GTGAACATCTTCTCTCCGCTGTACACACGCGCCATGCAGTGGGCGCGCCACCATCGCGCACCCTGGTTTCTGGGTGCCATGAGCTTCGCCGAGTCGTCCTTCTTTCCGATCCCGCCCGACGTGATGCTGGCGCCGATGAGCATGGCCGCGCCGCGGCGCGCGATGTTCTACGCGCTGATCACCACGCTCACCTCGGTGGCCGGCGGCCTGTTCGGCTACCTGATCGGCGCCTTCGCCTTCGACCTTATCGAGCCCTGGCTGCGCGACAGCCGCTACTGGGTTAGCTACGAGACCGCGCAGCAGTGGTTCAGTGACTGGGGCTTCTGGGCCATTTTCGTCGCCGGCTTCTCGCCGATTCCGTACAAGGTATTCACCATCGCCGCCGGCGCCATCTCGATGGCGCTGCTGCCTTTCACGCTGGCCTCCATCATCGGCCGCGGCGCGCGCTTCTTCCTGGTTGCCGGGTTGATGGCGTGGGGTGGGGAAAAAATGGAGGCGACGCTGCACCGTTACATCGATCGCCTGGGCTGGGTCACCGTGCTGCTGGTGGTGATCGGTGCAGCGGCCTGGAAGATGACGCGCGGCGCCTGA
- the yihA gene encoding ribosome biogenesis GTP-binding protein YihA/YsxC has translation MSSLFRGASFHISVAKPSGLPAPIGPEIAFAGRSNAGKSSAINTLVGHTRLAFVSKTPGRTQLINYFKLVKGGFLVDLPGYGFAQVPVEVRRAWAGLIERYLKERESLVGLVLIMDSRHPLTELDWNMIQWFSQSGKPMHVLLTKADKLTRSAQAATLADVRRQLSGMGEQVTVQLFSSLKKTGVDEVEKAVAPWLSAALPPPDTSAA, from the coding sequence TTGTCCTCTCTCTTCCGCGGCGCCTCCTTCCATATCTCCGTTGCCAAGCCCTCGGGCCTGCCAGCGCCCATCGGCCCGGAGATCGCTTTCGCCGGGCGTTCGAACGCCGGCAAGTCCAGCGCCATCAACACGCTGGTCGGTCACACGCGGCTGGCCTTCGTCAGCAAGACGCCGGGGCGCACCCAGCTGATCAATTATTTCAAGCTGGTCAAGGGCGGCTTCCTGGTCGATCTGCCGGGCTACGGCTTCGCCCAGGTACCGGTCGAGGTGCGCCGCGCCTGGGCGGGGCTGATCGAGCGTTACCTGAAGGAGCGCGAGAGCCTGGTCGGGCTGGTGCTCATCATGGATTCCCGTCACCCGCTGACCGAACTCGACTGGAACATGATCCAGTGGTTCTCGCAGAGCGGAAAGCCGATGCACGTGCTGCTGACCAAGGCCGACAAGCTCACGCGCAGCGCACAGGCGGCCACGCTGGCCGACGTGCGTCGCCAGCTTTCGGGCATGGGTGAGCAGGTAACGGTGCAACTGTTCTCCAGCCTGAAGAAGACCGGCGTCGACGAGGTCGAGAAAGCAGTCGCGCCATGGCTGAGCGCGGCGCTGCCACCGCCGGACACGTCCGCCGCCTGA